The DNA segment CCCTGGTTCTTTCTCCTCCTTGGATTTACCCTGACTTTTTTTCTGACATCCTATCTGTGGAACAGCAAGAGAGAACATGAAACTGTGGAAAAACGAGTCGTGGAAAGGACATTGGAACTTATCGAGGCGAAGAAACGATATCAGCGACTCGTAGAAAATCTTCCTGATTGCGTCTACTCCGCATCGGTTGATGAAAAAGGAACTATCCTCTTTATTTCAAAAAGATGCGAGGAGTGGAGCGGATTTACCCCCGAGGAATTTTATAAGGACCCGATGACCTGGTTCCTCACTCTCCATCCCGACGACCGGGAAAAGACGATCGAGGCCTTCGGAGAATCGGTTCTCGGAGGGAAGTCTTTTCAACTTGAATACCGTATTGTTCACAAAAAGACGGGGAGAATTCGGCTTATCAGAGACAAGGGGACGCCTGTCCTCGACACCTCCGGAATGCCGATACGGCTCGACGGGATCGCCTCCGATATCACCCACGAGAAGGAGATGGAAAAGGAACTGATGGATCACCTGAAAGAACTCGAAAAAACGAACCAGGCGATGATCGGGAGGGAGTTGAAGATGATCGAGCTCAAGTGTCAGATCAACCTGCTCTCCCAAAAGGTCGGGGAAAAAGAACCGTTTGGCCCCCTCTCCGAGATTGGGCAGGAAGCGATCAAGAGGGAAAATACAGAGGAGAAACACCTGGCGCTCCTGAATCTGATGCAGGACCTCATGGAGGAAAAGAAACAATTGGAGCTCTCTCAAGAGACGTTGCGACACAGTCAAGAACAACATGAACGTCTGATTGAAGACGCACCCGACCCCATCGTGGTTCTTGATGGCAATGGATTTATCCGGATGATCAATCCCGCTACCGAAAAGATCTCAGCCAGGCCAAAAATAGAATTGATCGGTTGCCATTTGATCGAATGGGAGGCCTTGAAAAAGGATTCTCGCTCCAAAATTCTGTATGAACTTGAAAAAATTCTCGAGGGTCCCTCTTCTCCCCGTTTTGAGGTTGAGTTCATACATCCCACGAGAGAAACGCCCCTCTTCATGGAGGCACATGCCCACCTTCTGGGAGGAAAAGGTCATTTCGTTCAGATTATTTTCCGAGACATTACCGAGAGGAAACGGCTCGAGACACTTAAGGATGAGTTTATCGGCCAGGTTTCACATGAATTAAGAACCCCCCTGAATGTGATCGAACTCGGCCTCTCCAATCTGCAATCAGGACTTGCCGGCCCTCTTAACGAAAAACAGGCCCAAATCATTGAAAGAAACAGCCGCAACGCCAAACGGCTGGCGCAATTGATCGACGACCTCCTCGATCTCTCACGTCTTCAGTCAAAGGCGGTTGTGCCCCGACTGGAAAAAGTCTCTCTCAATGATCTGATTCGTGAAACCCTTTCCAATTTCCCCAAAAAAGAGGCTATTGCTATCGAGGAAAAGATGGAACCCCAGCTCCCTTCGCTGGAATGCGATCCGGAGATGATTGGTCGCGTGATCACAAACCTCCTCATGAATGCGAGCCGGTATGCACGCTCAAAAATTGTGGTTCAGACAGAAAAAGCTCGATTTCAGAATCAGGAATCACCAACAGAAATCTTAACCTCTGTCGCGAACGATGGCCCCGGTATCCCGCCCGACAAAACCGAGGAGATTTTTCAAAAGTTCACCCAATTAAGCAGAAATGGTGCCGAAAACCACTACAAGGGAGTGGGGTTGGGTCTCGCCATCTGCAAGGAGATCATGGAAAAGCATCATGGCAAAATATGGGCAGAAAGCGATGGAATGAACGGCGCGAAATTTTATTTCACTCTTCCCCTGCGGAAAAATTTTATCGTGAATTAACCTTCCGGCTCTTTTGAAGATCTCCAATATATTTTTGAAGTGTCTCGGTAATATCTCCCGGCTGGAGCAGAACCTCGATCAAGGAAAAACGGTTCGAGGCATACACCTTCCAGAGCGCTTCTTTAAATTCTCTCGGTGTCTTGACCAAAAAACCATCCCCTCCCCAGAGTCTCGCCATCTCGCTATAGGACCACGGGATCAGATTGTTGTAATTCGCCGGGAGGATCGACTGGAGCATCCCCCATCGTTCGTTATTCAGCAAAATCACAATCGGGTTCACCCCATAGCGGGAGCAATGCGAAATCTCCAACCCTGTCATCTGAAAGGAACCGTCGCCCAGAAGAATGATCGGTCTCTCCCCCCGCCCAATCTGAACCCCCAGTCCGGAAGGAATGGCAAAACCCATCGTCGCATAAAAGGCGGGCGCCATCACGCGATCAGCCTGGATTTCATAGGAAATAAAAATCGAATCCCCCGTATCGGCAATAAGGATTAGTTGTTTTTCATTCTGCAAAAAATAATTTGTGATCTGGACAATATCGCGTGTTGTGACTGGTTTGTCGGTCAGTTCAGGAAGTGAAAAGCGTGGGAGTTGTCTCGCCTTGAACTTTGACTTCTTCGAACGGATCTTGGGGGAGGTCAAGAGTTTCTCAAGCAGCAGAGGGAGAGAAGTATTTTCATACTTATGATGCCGGATCGTCATCTGATGCCCGAGCGCATGAATAATCTTGTTCGGATCCATCCTCAGGAAATGGTAGGAGAGATTCGTATCGGCCATGAGGGATCCCAACAAAATGAGGCAATCGGATCCCTCGACAATCTCTTGAACACCAGACTCGCTGGCATCCCCAAGGTAAGTCCCGACATATTGAGAATGATTTAAGGGAAAAGTCCCACGCGCGAGAAAATCGGACGCCACAGGACAACCCAGTTTTTCTGCCAGGGCGACGACCTGTTCCCGGAGACGACGGCGGTGGACCTCAATGCCCACTACGAGGACAGGCCTCTCGGCCTTCTGAATCTGCTCCACCATCTCTTGTGACGCCTCTTCGAGCCCCCCCTGATCAATCGAGATCTTGAATCGTGTCATTTCCTTGGGGACAAGAATTTCCTGATCGACCATGTCACGTGGGAGTTCGAGATAGACCGGTCTCATCGTCTCGAGCGCCACATCGATTGCTCGACAGATCTCTTCGTATGCGGTTTCAGGATTGTCCAGGACCGCAGCGTACTCAGTCACCTCTTCATAGATCTTGAGCTGGGTCCTTGGAGATTTCACCTGATGGTGGAGAAGAAGCCCCTCCTGCGGCTGTCTCCCCGGACCACCACTGATCACCACCAGCGGGGTCATTTCGGCATAGGCGCAGGCGACCTGGTTGATCATGCTGAGCCCCCCGACGCCATAGGTCACACAGACAACCCCCAGAGAGGCCCCGGATCTCGCATAGGCCTGAGCTGCAAACCCGGCCCCTGCCTCTGTCGACAACGGGACAAATTTCAGATTTTTCCTTTTTTCGATCTCCAGACAGAATTGAACAATGTAATCCCCTGGCACGCCGAAGAAAGTCGAGACCCCTTTTGCAGAAAGGAGATCGATCAGTGCATTTGAAAGTGTGGTCTTCATAATGCTCCCCCAACAACTGATGAAGCGATGCTAGTCTCTTAAGGATTGACCGTCAAAAAGAATAATAGGGAAAGTTTATCGAATGAGGGCGCAGCCAGGGCCCGTACTTCCACTAATAATCCCATCGGGAAGTGATTTTTGAGGGAGAGATTCCTCGGTCGAGGAATCGCAAAGATCCCCGACCCGATCGTGATCGGTATCCTGTTGCCCGGGGTTAAAGACGAACGGACAGTTGTCGGTTTCATTCAGAATCCCATCGTCATCCTCATCTCCGGTCGGGAGAACGCTGGTCGTCGGATTAATCTCCGGTGGTTTGACTTCGACCAACTGGTCACACTGTTTTGCGAGGGAATTTACAGGATCAAACGGTTCACAATCAAAATAATCGGAAATGCTGTCTCCATCGGTATCCCAATCATCGGGGCTTGTCAGGAGCGATCCGGACTCAAGTTCATTTTTGAGCCCATCCCCATCCCGATCTTCATCGCATGAGTTCCCTATCTGATCCCTATCCAGATCCGCCTGATCCTCATTGGCCACCGTCATGCAGTTATCGATCCCATCCTCAACCAGGTCCCCATCGGTATCGGCGGCACTGAGGGATAGTGGAAGAAGCGTCGCTGAAATAATCAATAATGATTTCAAAACGTTGTTCGGTCTCACGTTAGTAATTATCGGCGAGGGAGGGAGAAAGTTGCCTGATTAAGACGATCTAAGACCAACTGGAAGAATCGTGGGATTGATAGGTCTTTATCCCAAGCCCTATTGAAAGACCAACGACGAGACTTAAAACAGCGGCAGCCGCCATTCCTCTACGAGTGCCGGCTACCGCTTTTTTAATTCGGTAATAGCGATTTGTCTCCATATAGGTAACAAGTTCTTCCGCATAAGCAGCAAGAAAATCTGCCTTAGCGGAACCAGCCAATCCAGTGCTGGCTTGAGGCGCATTGTACCACAGACGATATTGTTTAATGCTTCTACCTGCCACTTTATCAATAAGAGAGGCGGGCAATCTCCCGACAAAACCGTAACCACCACTACTCCGTCGTAAATCAGTGATAAACCGGCGCGCAACGGGGAATTGAACCTCATGGCTTCTCGCAAGGATACCGGCAAGGTAGTTGTCGTAGATATGGCACCCTTGCTGATAGATTGTCCGCCCATAAAAAGGAGCTGACTTTATGTCCATCTTGGCAACAAATTGGTAAGCCGCCATGCCGGCAGAACACCAGATTGCCGGCTTGGCAATATCAAGCACACAGTCTCGTAACGCCCTCTCTTTTATTCCATCTCCCATAGCTTCATTTTTGTTATCGGCTAAAAAACAAGATCGTTGCTACTTTTTCCACATTTTCCACAGAGGGAGGGCGGAATATTAGAAACTTTTTCCACGGAAGAGCCGATAACATAAGTGGAGTTTCAGATGATTTTGAATACACCACCAGCATCCGTAGTCACACGCTTTTTCCTTTACGGGACCCTCTCGGCGGTGACCGACCACCTCTTTCTTTCGACTACTGGAGAAAAGAGGGAAACGCCCAACCATCTGCTGCTCTCTTTTCTGATGGGTGGCATGGGCGGAATCGGCCTCCTGAATCAACTTAAATGGTATAGGGCCCTCGAACAAACAGGCTCCTCTCTGCTTCATCGAGGGAATCTCAGACAAGCAGCGATCATTTTTTCACAACTTGGAATGGTCGAGGGGGGGCTCTTTGGAGGGCTGAATAGCCTCGTTGGGACAAACTCAAAAGAAGCAGAGACACCGAATGAAAAGGGACTCCGTATCCTAACAGCCTCCCTGTTTGGCGCTATTTCGGGGGGGCTTCTTTCTCCACTCCTCAGAATCGCTGGCCGGATTCCACTCAATGCAACCCAAGCCCCTCATCCTGCCTTGGCCTCCACATCACATTCCCGTGTGACTCATGAAGTTGGCCCTCCGCAGTGTCTTATGGCAGGAGAGGCGGTCCCATCGACAGATACCGTCAGAAGAATCAAGGAATTAACACCCCACTTTTTTGAAACAATCGATGCAGAGGGGATCCGGCAATTCGAGCAAGATCTTGGATTCATCCTCGATCACCCAAAACTCAAGACAAGCTTTTTGGCTGAGCAGCTCCGGTTTGCCCGTGAAAGTGTTTTACATCGACATGACCCCGTTCTCTATATCGACAATAGTGGCATGGGGACATGGGATCTGGATTCCCTGGTCAATTTCCCTGACCGCTCATTTCCCCTTTCAATCGGATTCTCCGCCTCCTGTCCTGACTTGCTGGTCGGAAACATAAAAGCCTATGCCCTTAATGGAGAGCGTGCCGTCATGACCCTGCACATGCGACTCACCGCCTCGCGCATGGCACGATGGCTCGTCGAGAATGAGCCCCTCTTCCTTACCTATACGCGAGGAGATGGGGGCAATTTCGATCGTTTTCCTACGATCGCTGTTCAAAAGCTTTTTAAAGAGATGGCCTCAGAGAGGCATGCCTCCCTGCTTGTCTTCTCAAGTTGGAGAAATAACATGCGAGAGGAAGCGACAAAAATATTAACAGATGCCGGCTTCCCGCCAGAAACCGTTGTTTACACATGGGGAGCGATATTTGAGGATGTCTATAAGTTGAATGCGGTCAAGGATCCGAGGGCGATTCGCTCCGTACGACATTGGGTCTCTCGTGTTGAGGCGCCATGGCGCTACCATCGAGAACTGGTCCGCTGTTGGGAAGATTTTATCCGTTCTAGAAAGGCAGCTACCGGGCTTTCCCGAAGGGAGTTTATGACAACCCGGCTCAAAGAGGCTGCCGCAGCTGAAGGACTTTACTTCCCCGATGAGCTCTACTACTAGCTTTCTCTGCGTAAATAATCCCGTCGTTTGACAACCTCTCGGACGCAGCAGTACATTATTCAATAGATGGAGACCAAGAACAGAAACCAGGACCGTCCGATGAATCCAGCGCTCGATCTGGAAAAGGAGATCCTCCGCCTCAAAAAAGAACGGAATGCGGTGATCCTCGCCCATTTTTATCAGGAATCCGAGATTCAGGACCTCGCGGACTTTGTCGAAGATAGCCTTGGTCTCGCACGTCGCGCCCAGAAGACGAATGCCGATGTGATCGCGTTTGCCGGCGTCGACTTCATGGCGGAGACCGCAAAAATTCTGAATCCGAAGAAAAAGGTTGTTGTCCCCGATCTCGAGGCGGGGTGTTCCCTAGAAGAGAGTTGCCCGCCGGAGGCGTTCGCTGAATTCAAGGCAAAACATCCGGGGCACCTCGTCATCTCTTATATTAATTGTAGTGCGCGCGTGAAGGCGCTCTCTGACATCATCTGCACCTCGTCGAATGCCGAAAAGATCGTCGCCCAAATTCCAAGAGACCAACCGATCATCTTTGCCCCGGATCGAAACCTCGGCGCCTATCTATCGAAAAAACTCGAACGCCCGATGGTCCTCTGGAACGGTAGCTGCATGGTTCATGAGATCTTTAGTGAAAAAAAGATGATCCAACTAAAAGAAAAACATCCCCGAGCGCTCGTGATCGCGCATCCCGAGTGCGAAGAACAGGTCCTTCGACATGCCGATTTTATCGGTTCCACATCGAAGCTTTTGGCGTTTGTTCAAGAGAGTCCCTCAGAGGAATTTATCATTGCGACTGAAGTAGGCATTTTACATCAGATGGAGAAATTGGCCCCCGGCAAAAAACTGATCCCGGCCCCACCCGATGGAAACTGCGCCTGCAATGAATGTCCCCATATGAAAAAGAATACGATGGAGAAACTCTATCTCTGCTTGCGGGACCTGAAACCGGAAATCACGATGCCTGAAGAGTTGCGCCTCGCCGCCCTCCGCCCGCTTCAGCGGATGTTTGAGATGACTGATTTCTAACAACAAAACTAAACCCCCTTCGAGAATTCATTCAAATGACTACCGCACTGACCGCACCACAAATCATGGACGAGCTCCTCCTCCGGCTCCATATTCCTCCCTCGAGCCAGTGACGACGACTGCTTGACTTCGAATGAAAGACGTTATAACTTTGTTCAAACAAGGGCTGTTTATGGAAAATTCCAGAAAATTGACAAAGATCGGTAACAGTTACGGGTTAATCCTTCCCAAGGAGGTACTCCGACTTTCGGGAATTGACCCAAAGGCAGGTTGTCGGGTTGCCGTTGAGAAGGAACGGATCATTATTGAGCCGGCCAAGCATGAAAAGAACACGGACAATGAAGTGGCACGTGCGATGGTTCGATTTATAAAAAAATACCGGGCCGATCTTGCAAAACTCGCCTCCTCGTGATCGTCCGCTATTTAAAGATCGAACATGTCATGGCCCTGCACGAAACGGGCATTCAGCAATTCGGCGGAATTTACGGAATACGCGACAAGAACGCCCTGGATGCTGCAATCATGCAACCTCGACAATCGTTTGGTGGCGTCGATCTCTATCCAACCCTTTTTACCAAAGCAGCGGCTTATGCCTATTTCATTTCTCAAAATCATCCCTTCCTCGATGGAAACAAGAGAACCGCCATCTCAGCCGCAGCCGTATTTCTCGATTTAAACGGTTATGAAATCAAAGCCCCCGCAGGAGCGATCTACAAGCTGATGATCAATGTGGCTGAAAAGAAGTTTACGCCTGAACAACTGGCAACCTGGTTTTATAAAAATTCCCGCCGTAAAAAATCGTCTTCGGAGGTGAACGCCTAAAGTCCTACCCATTTCCTCCACTCCCCCTCAGAGAGAATCTGGACCTTCCCCCCTTTTGCCTGAAGCTTTTTGGCCTTGTCGAGTTTGGAACCAGCTCCCCCTCCGTCTCCAACCACGAGATAGTCAAGATCCTGCGTCACCCCACCCGCGATCTCTCCTCCTTTTCCCTCGACTAATTTTTCCGCCTGCCCACGTTCCATGGCGAGAAGCGAACCGGTGAAGAGGAATTTTTTGCCGAAAAATGGCCCTTCTCGTAGGGGCGACCCCGTGCGCGGGGTCGCCCCTACCAGCGTCACGTGACGCAACAATTTCTCTATCACCCCTCTCCTCTTCCTCAACCCCTCCACCACCTCCCGCGCAATCACCGGCCCGATCGTGTGGATCGCCGAGAGCTCCTCCTCGCCAACCTTCAATATCCGGTCAAGCGTCTTGAACTCACGAACGAGAATCTTTGAGGTATGCTTCGCCAACTCACGAATGCCAAGGGATCGCACGAAGAGATCGAGCGGGAGTTGCCTCTTCGCCTGGATATTTCCAATCAGCTTTGTCGCGAGGATTTCCCCCATCCTCTCAAGTTCGAGAAGATCCTCTCTCTTCAATTGATAAAAATCGGCCGGGTCCTTCACAAATCCATTTTCGTAAAGTTGGGCAATTAATTTTTCTCCGAACCCGTCGCATTCGATCACCTTGATAAAATGCTCGAGCTCCTCCATCTTCGCCTTTCGGCAGCCCCCTTTGTTGGTACAATAGACAAAATCATCAATGAGCTCTGTGGCAAAACCACACGAAGGGCATTTCTTCGGCATTTCAATCGCCGCCCCCCTCCCCGCCTCAACAACCGACTCCAGATTCGGGATCACCCCTCCCCGCCTCATCATCAAAACCTTTGATCCCTTTCGAAGACCAAGCTTCTTCATCAATCCGTAATTATGGAGAGAAACGTGTGTCACAGAGGCCCCGGATAGCTGGACAGGGTCGACGACCCCTACCGGCGTAATCACGCCGGTTCGAGCGACGCTCCATTCCACATCTTTCAGGGTTGTCACACCGGAATCCCCCTGAAATTTGTAGGCGATCGCATACCGCGGATGGTGCGCGGTAAATCCGAGCCTCTCCTGCTCCTTCACCTGATTCACCTTGAAGACGACACCGTCCGTTTCATAGTCCCACGAGTCCCTCTTCGAGAGGAAATAGTCATAGGTCCCCTGCATCTTCTCCTTAGGGATCTGACGAGCCTCTACCGTCGGAATATGAAAGGACTTCAAGAGTTCAATCTTCTCCCCCTCTGACTTCAAAGAAAGACCGAGAATGTCGTAACCGAAAAAAGAGAGCTGATAGTCGCGCGTCTTCCGAGGATCCTTTTGCTTGATCGCCCCCGCTGCGAGATTTCTTGGATTGGCAAATTCTCGTTTGTACTTCTTGAAGACGGAGAGTTTCATATAAATCTCTCCCCGTATTTCCGCTCCCCCCTTTGAAAAAGGGGGGCCGGAGGGGATTTTCTGGGGGATATCTCGGATCATCCTCGCATTCGCAGTAATATCCTCCCCGACCATCCCGTCGCCACGCGTTGCAGCGAGAATAAGCTCCCCTTTGGAATTATACCGAATCTCCGTCGCGCACCCATCGATCTTCGGTGAGGCGATGAGATCCCCCTCAAACTTCTCGGCCCACTCCTGGATCTCCTTCTCGCTATAACACTTATCGAGCGAGAGCATTTCAGAGGTATGCGAAACTTTTCGAAACTCTTTTTGTTCAACCGAAAAATCAGGTGGTATTTCAGACAAGACAGGCGAGTCCGGGT comes from the Deltaproteobacteria bacterium genome and includes:
- a CDS encoding AbrB/MazE/SpoVT family DNA-binding domain-containing protein, which codes for MENSRKLTKIGNSYGLILPKEVLRLSGIDPKAGCRVAVEKERIIIEPAKHEKNTDNEVARAMVRFIKKYRADLAKLASS
- a CDS encoding indolepyruvate/phenylpyruvate decarboxylase produces the protein MKTTLSNALIDLLSAKGVSTFFGVPGDYIVQFCLEIEKRKNLKFVPLSTEAGAGFAAQAYARSGASLGVVCVTYGVGGLSMINQVACAYAEMTPLVVISGGPGRQPQEGLLLHHQVKSPRTQLKIYEEVTEYAAVLDNPETAYEEICRAIDVALETMRPVYLELPRDMVDQEILVPKEMTRFKISIDQGGLEEASQEMVEQIQKAERPVLVVGIEVHRRRLREQVVALAEKLGCPVASDFLARGTFPLNHSQYVGTYLGDASESGVQEIVEGSDCLILLGSLMADTNLSYHFLRMDPNKIIHALGHQMTIRHHKYENTSLPLLLEKLLTSPKIRSKKSKFKARQLPRFSLPELTDKPVTTRDIVQITNYFLQNEKQLILIADTGDSIFISYEIQADRVMAPAFYATMGFAIPSGLGVQIGRGERPIILLGDGSFQMTGLEISHCSRYGVNPIVILLNNERWGMLQSILPANYNNLIPWSYSEMARLWGGDGFLVKTPREFKEALWKVYASNRFSLIEVLLQPGDITETLQKYIGDLQKSRKVNSR
- a CDS encoding PAS domain S-box protein, producing the protein MSSLKSLIAELKNFRTILLIGLIGLATTFTVFFTALEFRTGRLQKKFEELARERIETIQREIDSYKNDLQSSEAEGDSFEIENLKKRLIARRPYVVTVEWLPLSVSTQKGTIPFLPWKVMEKLPQKGDVMATAQETFLCLYLPVFQKDSGKLSGFVKETIHLPQLALLALSPFKPMGNIIEFLDLTEQKKFLFTIDRGGDVKADTQGTISRFFFEKEIEIPPLRLQLRFLSTPAYVKNYQPYDPWFFLLLGFTLTFFLTSYLWNSKREHETVEKRVVERTLELIEAKKRYQRLVENLPDCVYSASVDEKGTILFISKRCEEWSGFTPEEFYKDPMTWFLTLHPDDREKTIEAFGESVLGGKSFQLEYRIVHKKTGRIRLIRDKGTPVLDTSGMPIRLDGIASDITHEKEMEKELMDHLKELEKTNQAMIGRELKMIELKCQINLLSQKVGEKEPFGPLSEIGQEAIKRENTEEKHLALLNLMQDLMEEKKQLELSQETLRHSQEQHERLIEDAPDPIVVLDGNGFIRMINPATEKISARPKIELIGCHLIEWEALKKDSRSKILYELEKILEGPSSPRFEVEFIHPTRETPLFMEAHAHLLGGKGHFVQIIFRDITERKRLETLKDEFIGQVSHELRTPLNVIELGLSNLQSGLAGPLNEKQAQIIERNSRNAKRLAQLIDDLLDLSRLQSKAVVPRLEKVSLNDLIRETLSNFPKKEAIAIEEKMEPQLPSLECDPEMIGRVITNLLMNASRYARSKIVVQTEKARFQNQESPTEILTSVANDGPGIPPDKTEEIFQKFTQLSRNGAENHYKGVGLGLAICKEIMEKHHGKIWAESDGMNGAKFYFTLPLRKNFIVN
- a CDS encoding type II toxin-antitoxin system death-on-curing family toxin — translated: MIVRYLKIEHVMALHETGIQQFGGIYGIRDKNALDAAIMQPRQSFGGVDLYPTLFTKAAAYAYFISQNHPFLDGNKRTAISAAAVFLDLNGYEIKAPAGAIYKLMINVAEKKFTPEQLATWFYKNSRRKKSSSEVNA
- a CDS encoding thrombospondin type 3 repeat-containing protein, producing the protein MKSLLIISATLLPLSLSAADTDGDLVEDGIDNCMTVANEDQADLDRDQIGNSCDEDRDGDGLKNELESGSLLTSPDDWDTDGDSISDYFDCEPFDPVNSLAKQCDQLVEVKPPEINPTTSVLPTGDEDDDGILNETDNCPFVFNPGQQDTDHDRVGDLCDSSTEESLPQKSLPDGIISGSTGPGCALIR
- the ligA gene encoding NAD-dependent DNA ligase LigA; the encoded protein is MTLKIARMTVKELEEAIRHHNRLYFELQKPEITDYEFDQLVLRLKKLNPDSPVLSEIPPDFSVEQKEFRKVSHTSEMLSLDKCYSEKEIQEWAEKFEGDLIASPKIDGCATEIRYNSKGELILAATRGDGMVGEDITANARMIRDIPQKIPSGPPFSKGGAEIRGEIYMKLSVFKKYKREFANPRNLAAGAIKQKDPRKTRDYQLSFFGYDILGLSLKSEGEKIELLKSFHIPTVEARQIPKEKMQGTYDYFLSKRDSWDYETDGVVFKVNQVKEQERLGFTAHHPRYAIAYKFQGDSGVTTLKDVEWSVARTGVITPVGVVDPVQLSGASVTHVSLHNYGLMKKLGLRKGSKVLMMRRGGVIPNLESVVEAGRGAAIEMPKKCPSCGFATELIDDFVYCTNKGGCRKAKMEELEHFIKVIECDGFGEKLIAQLYENGFVKDPADFYQLKREDLLELERMGEILATKLIGNIQAKRQLPLDLFVRSLGIRELAKHTSKILVREFKTLDRILKVGEEELSAIHTIGPVIAREVVEGLRKRRGVIEKLLRHVTLVGATPRTGSPLREGPFFGKKFLFTGSLLAMERGQAEKLVEGKGGEIAGGVTQDLDYLVVGDGGGAGSKLDKAKKLQAKGGKVQILSEGEWRKWVGL
- the nadA gene encoding quinolinate synthase NadA, with protein sequence METKNRNQDRPMNPALDLEKEILRLKKERNAVILAHFYQESEIQDLADFVEDSLGLARRAQKTNADVIAFAGVDFMAETAKILNPKKKVVVPDLEAGCSLEESCPPEAFAEFKAKHPGHLVISYINCSARVKALSDIICTSSNAEKIVAQIPRDQPIIFAPDRNLGAYLSKKLERPMVLWNGSCMVHEIFSEKKMIQLKEKHPRALVIAHPECEEQVLRHADFIGSTSKLLAFVQESPSEEFIIATEVGILHQMEKLAPGKKLIPAPPDGNCACNECPHMKKNTMEKLYLCLRDLKPEITMPEELRLAALRPLQRMFEMTDF